The candidate division KSB1 bacterium sequence CGCACGGCGAAAGTTTCTTGACGCTGTTTCAATCGCGTTTCGTCCCCAATGGTTTGTATTTGCTGGACGAGCCGGAAGCCCCGCTCTCGCCGATCCGGCAGCTTTCATTTATCGCCGCCGTCAAAGAAATGGTCGAGCAAAACGCGCAATTCATTATCGCGACGCATTCGCCCATCATCATGGCTTTTCCAAATGCCACGATCCTGAGTTTCGACGGCGCGCGGATTCGGCCGGTCAAGTACGAAGATTTGGAGCACGTGACGTTCACCCGCTCTTTTTTAAACAATCCCGAAGCGTATTTAAAACCCCTCCAAGGCATGGCGCCTCAATGTAATCTCTGCGGGCATCAAGGAAAATTTTTGAACCCCGAGCTCGAGCGGGAAGGCTGGCATTGCGCCAATTGCTCGTCATCGAGCCGCAACCGCCTGGTGATGTTTGCGCTCGGGCGAATGCTGGGTTACGCGGGCACGCCGGCGTATCTTTGGCCGCAAAACAAAAGCTTGAAAATTTTGGAACCCTGCCCGCGCGGTCCGCAAGCAATGTTTCTCCGCGACAAGTTCGATTATTGCGCGCCGGAATTTGACGCCGGGAAAATCAAAGCCGGCGCGAATCCGCGCGAGTATGCCGATCTGCAAAATCTGGCTTTTGCCGATGAAACCTTCGACGTCATCATCACCTCGGATGTTTTCGAGCACGTGCGGGAAGATGCCAAGGGCTATCGAGAAGTTTATCGCACGCTGAAAAAGGGCGGGCTTTTTTTATTGACCGTGCCTTACGATCACCAGCGCGAAAAGACCCTCGTGCGCGTGGCCGTCGAAGGCGATAAAGATATTTTCTTGATGGAGCCGCGCTATCACGGCGGCGGCGGCTCGACTCTAACTTACCGCGAATACGGCCGCGACTTGCTCGACCTGCTGCGCACCATCGGCTTTGCCGTCGGCTATGTCGAAACCGCGCTGCCGCGTTTTCAGATCCGACAAGCCGGCCTGATCGTCTGCCAAAAATCCCCCTACCTCGACTTGGAAAAACTCTGGCCGCTTTCCGGCGAAAAAAATTTCAACTCCGCCGGCTTGCTGTTGCCGTTTCGCTTGTTCGTTTTTTTGAAATACAATCTCAAAGGTTTTGCCCAATTTTGGCGCGAAGCCAAGCAGCGACTCAAACGATAAGGGGCTCTCGGACAAGGAAACTCCGCCGCTCACAAATCCGCGTAAGATTCCGCCAGCAAATCCTCCGGCGCAACGCCAAGTTCCCGCAGCTAAAACGCCGCCTCCCGCTCGGCAAGCTGCGACGATTCCCCTTTTTGCAGAATGACTTCGATTTCGAGAAAGTGGCCGCGTTCCTCGACGTCATCAAGATGCAAACGGATGAGATTCGGCGCGGCGCGGCCGGCGTGCGCGCCAAATTTTCTCGGCAGCCAATAAAGCTCGCGAACTTTTTTCACGACGCTGCGAATGCCATAGGCCGCAGCCAGCGCCTCGCGCAAAGCCGCCGGCCAAGCAACAGGCGCAATCAGGTAATCGCTGCGTTTGATTGCGGCGCGGTCGGGGCGTTGATAAAAAATCAATTGCGCCGCTTCGCCGTCGATTTCGCGCAATTTCAAGCGGCCACTTGGCACATGAAAATAAGTATCGGTTTGCCGCAGCGTCGCCGCGAGGGGTATTTGATGCCGCTGTAAAACCGTGCGAATGCACCCGGCATTTCGCAGGCGCGCTTTGAACTCGAGATTGGTCATTTGGCAAAACGCTGTGCCAAACCGCTCAGCTCGTCAAGCACATCGCGGACGCGGCGCAAATCTTTCAGCCGGCCTTTCTCGGGCTTGACCTTCAAGTCGCCAAGAAGTTTTTGCATCTCGTTGACAAGCTTTTCCTGCCGGCGCGCCGCTTTCGAACCACCCGCTGGATTCGGCAAATCGTGCACAGCGCCGCTCACCGCTGCGATTTCGGCTTCTGCCTGGGCGACGAACGCATTGCTTATTTCCTGCAACAGCTTGCGGGATTTTCGACCCCGTCCTTTAGCTCGTTGCGAGCATTGAGCAAAGCATCGGATTTTGCGGGCATAACTTTCTCCTCATTGGAATGTGACAACAGGCGCAGAGGAACAGCTTCATGCGCAAGGTTGATTTTGATGATTTCGCCATTTTACTGACCGTTTCAAGAATTTGCTTCATCAGGATTTCGGCGTGACGTGTTGATATTCGATCTTCAATTTAAAAACTTCTTCAAACAAACCGGCTTTCTGTTTCGCGCCCCAAATCTCAATGTCAATGTCTTTGTCGGAAATCAAATACAGCGTCAGGCGCTTTTTTCGCCGCTCACAGCGGATTTCCTGAATGCGCTGGCTGTGGCTGCGGTCGAGCCCGTCGGCCAAACGCAGGATCGCGCTCAGCTTCAACACCAGTTTTTGGTCGGGCCGGCTCAAGGCGGCAAAATTTTCATGCTTGCGGCGCGGCTCGGCGCGGCGATGATAGCGGGCCACATTGGCGATGATGGCGATCTCGCGCGGCGAAAATCCGACCAGATGAGAATGCACGATCAGATGATAGCTGTGTTTGTGGTGCCGGGTATAATTGATGAAATAGCCGATGTCGTGCAGCAAGCTCGCGGCTTCCAGCAGCTCACGCTCGTTGGCGGTTTTCTCGTCACTTGCTGGAAAAAGCTGGTCGAAGAGGCTCAACGCCAATCGCGTCACGTGCTGCGAATGCGGGGCTTCGTAACGGCACGACTCGGCAAATTCCTTGACACTCTCTCGCCAATCGGCCTTGGAAAATTTGGTCAAGGTGTTTGTTTGATCGAACGCGCCGTCGCCCTGGCCGGACAGGCCAGCGATCATTTGCAAAATCAGGCCTTCGCGAATGCCAAAATCGCTCACTTTCAGCGCGTTGATATTGAAAACTTTCATCGCTTCATTCACGACGGTTACGCCGGCGATGATGATATCGGCGCGGTCGGGGTTCAAGCCTGTCATGCTGCGGCGCTCTTTCAAGCTCTTGCGGCGAAGCAAATCGAGCACGCGCTTGACTTGCCCGCGATTCATGTCGTAGCCATGCACCCCGGTATATTTTTCGTGCTGCATGGCTTTGTGCAGCTCAGCGATGGTCGTCAAGGTGCCGCCGCTGCCGATCAGCATCTGCGCCCCGACTTCCCCGGAATTTTTTATCGGCAGCAAATGCTGCTTGATGTGCCGGCGCAGTTTTTTGAACTCGCCCGGCGAGACCGGGTCGCGATGTAAAAATTTTTCAGTCAGGCGCACAGCACCGAGTGGTAGGCAGTGAATGTTTTCTATGTGCGCGCCCAGTCCGAAAATCAGCGCGGCGCTGCCGCCGCCGATGTCCAGGCCGCAAAAACGCTCCTTGCCGACATCGAAATGATGCAACATGCTCAGAAACGCCAACCAGGCTTCTTCCTCAGCAGTGATCACGCGCACTTTAAGCCCGATCTCGTCTTCGACGCGACGCAAAAACGTGTCACGATTTTTCGCCTCGCGCACGGCGCTGGTGGCCACAGCCTGCACGGTTTCAGCGCCAAAACCGCGGGCGATGTCCGTCATGCGCTGCAAAGCCCGCAGCGTGCGTTGCATGGCCGCGCGTGAC is a genomic window containing:
- a CDS encoding methyltransferase domain-containing protein, with translation MPMLHLNSIAVRKWPGALKREFPFNLALVQALKKIEFTSPVTFFVGENGSGKSTILEAIACAAGSITVGSENVKTDKTLGAVRKLAQQFKLTWQQRTHKGFFLRAEDFFGYAKRLAQMRVEMEEEMKAVDLEYQGRSETAKGLAKMAYGRELQDMRSRYGEGLDTYSHGESFLTLFQSRFVPNGLYLLDEPEAPLSPIRQLSFIAAVKEMVEQNAQFIIATHSPIIMAFPNATILSFDGARIRPVKYEDLEHVTFTRSFLNNPEAYLKPLQGMAPQCNLCGHQGKFLNPELEREGWHCANCSSSSRNRLVMFALGRMLGYAGTPAYLWPQNKSLKILEPCPRGPQAMFLRDKFDYCAPEFDAGKIKAGANPREYADLQNLAFADETFDVIITSDVFEHVREDAKGYREVYRTLKKGGLFLLTVPYDHQREKTLVRVAVEGDKDIFLMEPRYHGGGGSTLTYREYGRDLLDLLRTIGFAVGYVETALPRFQIRQAGLIVCQKSPYLDLEKLWPLSGEKNFNSAGLLLPFRLFVFLKYNLKGFAQFWREAKQRLKR
- a CDS encoding class IV adenylate cyclase — translated: MTNLEFKARLRNAGCIRTVLQRHQIPLAATLRQTDTYFHVPSGRLKLREIDGEAAQLIFYQRPDRAAIKRSDYLIAPVAWPAALREALAAAYGIRSVVKKVRELYWLPRKFGAHAGRAAPNLIRLHLDDVEERGHFLEIEVILQKGESSQLAEREAAF
- a CDS encoding Ppx/GppA family phosphatase, whose translation is MKPQRLAAIDIGTNSIRSIIVEATGKKNFRVLDDEKEITRIGEGMGTRAHLSRAAMQRTLRALQRMTDIARGFGAETVQAVATSAVREAKNRDTFLRRVEDEIGLKVRVITAEEEAWLAFLSMLHHFDVGKERFCGLDIGGGSAALIFGLGAHIENIHCLPLGAVRLTEKFLHRDPVSPGEFKKLRRHIKQHLLPIKNSGEVGAQMLIGSGGTLTTIAELHKAMQHEKYTGVHGYDMNRGQVKRVLDLLRRKSLKERRSMTGLNPDRADIIIAGVTVVNEAMKVFNINALKVSDFGIREGLILQMIAGLSGQGDGAFDQTNTLTKFSKADWRESVKEFAESCRYEAPHSQHVTRLALSLFDQLFPASDEKTANERELLEAASLLHDIGYFINYTRHHKHSYHLIVHSHLVGFSPREIAIIANVARYHRRAEPRRKHENFAALSRPDQKLVLKLSAILRLADGLDRSHSQRIQEIRCERRKKRLTLYLISDKDIDIEIWGAKQKAGLFEEVFKLKIEYQHVTPKS